CCGGCGTGATCGTCGTGGTCTTCGTGGTCTTCGTGGTCTTCGTGATCATCGTGGTCGTCATGATCATCGTGATCGTCGTGATCGTCATGATCATCGTGATCATCGTGATCGTCATGATCATCGTGATCATCGTGATCATCGTGATCATCATGGTCGTCATGATCATCAACATGGACCTTGCCGTAAAAGTGCTCCGCTTCGCCCCAAACAAAAGACGGTCCAACGGCAGCCTCAATGGACAAACTGCCACCGGAACCTAAACCCCACAGGAACACTCCACCAAACAATCCATCAAGGGCGTAATGCTTGGGTTTGTCGTCGAGATTCTGTTCAAAGCCACCATGCCCCTCGAGAGTCACGACAGGCGTAAATTCGAATTCACCAGATTCGGGTACATCGCCACCGCCACCATGGGAGCCATGGGCAAAAGATGGCCTGGCTTGAATCAACGGCAGGAGAAGCAGGGCTAGAAGAAGAGTGCGTTTGCGAGACATAAGAAAAGACAGGTAAAAGTTCGAGAGGAGACGTGAAATTGAAGAGAGAAGAATCAAATAGAAGCCCAACGATTAGCGAGGGCGGTTGCAGCAGCTTGGTCACAAGTTGCACCCTGGCCCTTCAAAATTGCACAAACATTTTTGGTAGCTGTAGAAACTGCAGATTCACCGGGTGCAATCCCTTCTCCATAAAGAGGAGTCGAGGCAATGGGAAGACCCGAACGCTTACTAATACGTTTTAAAGACTTATTAGCAGGTAAATAGGATGAGAAGATCACCTTTGCACCAGAACCCGTAACAGCTCTTGTAATTGCATTCAAGCTTGAGGGCTTTAATGCACCGCCTGTTGTATAACTATCAAGCATCGAGATTTCTTTAAGGCCATATCGGGACGCAAGATGGCTATAAGTTTGATGGTCAGTTACCAGCACTCTTTCTTTGGCAGGTAATTTTTCGAATTGAACGGAAGCCCAAATGCCAAGGTCGTTCAACACACTCAGGGCTCGAGCGGCACGTGTAGCAAATGACGAACTTGCATCACCGGATAGGAGAGGTGAGAGACGATCGGCAACCACAGACGTCATGGCCGCCGAGTTGGCGGGATTATGCCAAACATGAGGATCGTTGCCTTGATACGAAGGCAATGCCACCTCTCCTACAGCAACAACAGGGCCTGGAACAGAGATTTGCTTAGCAGAAGGAGTGAGATTGAAGCCAACATGAACAACAAGATCTGCCTTCGATAAGGCTTGTCGATCACTCGGCTTTAGCCGATAACCATGGGGATCACCACCGGGTGGGATCAAACAGGTGACACGGATAGCTGTTCCGGCCAAGGTACGAGTCAAATCACAAAGAGTTCCATCGACAGCGACGACAGATGGTTGCGACGCTTGGACAGGAAGATGGGCAAGGGAGATCGCTACGAGCGACGGCAACGAGCCCAACGCAATCCAAGAGGACCGACGCATGTGACAAAACAGCGAGAATGGTTATCATTCTTTCAGCGCGTCGAATTCCCGCAACCACCTTTCAACCGGCTTTCCAATTGCACCCACAGAGCTCGTGACAATGTCCGCCCTTGCCAACAATGAAGGGTTACGCGCGTCACGCGTCTGCTTTAGCTACGGCGATAGGCAGATCATTGACAACATCACCCTTGAACTCAAGCCCGGAACTCTCACGGCACTCGTGGGGCCAAATGGGGCTGGCAAATCAACCCTGCTGCACCTCTTACAAGGGCGATTGCAAAGAGATAGCGGACACGTGGAATGCAACAGCAGTATTACCGTCATGCCGCAAAGAGCCTCCATTGATTGGACGTTTCCAATCACCGTCAATGAGATGGTGCGTTTAGGCGGAAGAAATCACTCCCATCAACCAGGAGGGTTATTAGCGAAACAACTCCTAAGGCGAGTGGGCATGGAAAGGTTGGCTCACAGACGACTCAGTGACTTATCTGGAGGACAACAACAACGCGTTTTACTAGCAAGAGCCTTGATGCAACAAACCGGAGTCATCCTCCTCGATGAGCCGTGTAGCGCAATCGATCCGCCAACTCGTGAACATCTCCTGTCCGTCATGCGAGAACAAGCTGATGCAGGGCAAACATTGTTGATCAGCAGCCACGACTGGGGAAGTGCTCTCGATAGCTATGACAAAGTTCTGGTGCTTGACACAAAATTATTAGCTGATGGAACGCCATCAGAAGTCCGCGAGAAACTAAGTGATATGACATGCATGATGGGGAGCCATTGCTGTGGATGAAACTCAACTTTGGTGGCTTCTTCCACTTATCTTATCTCTATTAATTGGTATAATCTGTCCAGCAACAGGATCATTACTGATCACCCAACGACGCATACTGCTAGCCAATTTAATGGCTCATTCAGTACTGCCAGGTTTAGTAATAGCCTTAGCAATTGGCATTGACCCAACAGTCGGTGGTTTAATCAGTGGACTACTTGGTGCCC
The DNA window shown above is from Synechococcus sp. CC9902 and carries:
- a CDS encoding metal ABC transporter ATP-binding protein, with amino-acid sequence MSALANNEGLRASRVCFSYGDRQIIDNITLELKPGTLTALVGPNGAGKSTLLHLLQGRLQRDSGHVECNSSITVMPQRASIDWTFPITVNEMVRLGGRNHSHQPGGLLAKQLLRRVGMERLAHRRLSDLSGGQQQRVLLARALMQQTGVILLDEPCSAIDPPTREHLLSVMREQADAGQTLLISSHDWGSALDSYDKVLVLDTKLLADGTPSEVREKLSDMTCMMGSHCCG
- a CDS encoding metal ABC transporter substrate-binding protein, encoding MGSLPSLVAISLAHLPVQASQPSVVAVDGTLCDLTRTLAGTAIRVTCLIPPGGDPHGYRLKPSDRQALSKADLVVHVGFNLTPSAKQISVPGPVVAVGEVALPSYQGNDPHVWHNPANSAAMTSVVADRLSPLLSGDASSSFATRAARALSVLNDLGIWASVQFEKLPAKERVLVTDHQTYSHLASRYGLKEISMLDSYTTGGALKPSSLNAITRAVTGSGAKVIFSSYLPANKSLKRISKRSGLPIASTPLYGEGIAPGESAVSTATKNVCAILKGQGATCDQAAATALANRWASI